A stretch of the Tachysurus fulvidraco isolate hzauxx_2018 chromosome 18, HZAU_PFXX_2.0, whole genome shotgun sequence genome encodes the following:
- the pros1 gene encoding vitamin K-dependent protein S — translation MMMMMMMRHCVLSLLLLAPLCYTHHFLPQSGASQFLSRHRRANAMFEESRKGNLERECIEELCSKEEAREIFENIPETEYFYPKYTECLVYYRVGIHNQNTETGIPLDLRTCVREISNQCLPLPCYKEGYERCVDGKGTYTCVCKPGWKGLHCEEDIDECKDVGFLAGCKQGCQNTLGSFQCFCYSGYYLEDTINCQDVNECRLHPNQCHEPSRCVNSPGSYECKCPTGYAYNYTHNECQDVDECQQDKCAELCVNTVGSYSCHCDRHERLKLAKDGHSCEKIHECLHLSNHKYGEILYLGEQFSGQPMILLHFRIPEKKNNMFAAEFDFRTFDPEGVILYAESLEDSWFMLGLRNGRMEVQFKNQHAVKVTSGGKAINDGQWHVISVEELENSISVKISKEAVMSINNPGSLFMPVNGMLQAKVYIAGLPNRTNINKRINPRLDGCIRGWNLMNQGGSEVKEYIQGKESKHCFVYVEKGSYFSGAGMAQFNIDYNVEGQWRVDLVMNIRPSSSTGVVFALVSNNTVPLSVSVLSQGESNAYLQVYLDNVPVVTLETLRLCYPEYLEVKLLVSAHDLQINANSSIMSYTDKEALRQALDKLNATMQQPVLTYIGGLPDLPLSSMPVSAYYHGCMEIRVNKQLLDFDEAVSKHNSINSHSCPPVFPPESTFLY, via the exons atgatgatgatgatgatgatgagacaCTGTGTGCTGAGCCTGCTGCTGTTAGCACCACTGTGctacacacaccact TTCTCCCACAGAGCGGTGCGTCACAGTTTCTCAGCCGGCACCGGCGAGCAAACGCGATGTTCGAAGAGAGCAGGAAGGGCAATTTGGAGCGAGAGTGCATCGAAGAGCTGTGCAGTAAAGAGGAGGCACGGGAGATCTTCGAGAACATTCCTGAAACG GAATATTTCTACCCCAAGTATACCG AGTGTCTGGTGTACTATCGCGTGGGGATCCACAATCAGAACACGGAGACAGGAATTCCTCTGGACCTCCGTACCTGCGTTAGAG AGATCAGTAACCAGTGTTTGCCGCTGCCATGCTATAAGGAGGGATACGAGCGCTGCGTGGATGGGAAGGGCACGTATACTTGCGTGTGCAAACCTGGCTGGAAAGGGCTTCATTGTGaggagg ACATCGACGAGTGTAAAGACGTAGGATTCCTCGCCGGGTGTAAGCAGGGCTGCCAGAACACACTCGGAAGCTTCCAGTGCTTCTGTTACAGTGGTTACTACCTGGAAGATACCATCAACTGTCAAG ATGTTAACGAGTGTAGGCTTCACCCCAACCAGTGCCACGAGCCGTCAAGATGTGTCAACAGCCCAGGCTCATACGAGTGCAAGTGTCCTACAGGATACGCGTACAACTATACACACAATGAGTGCCAGG acgTGGACGAGTGTCAGCAGGACAAATGTGCGGAATTGTGTGTAAACACAGTGGGCAGCTACTCTTGTCACTGTGACAGACACGAGAGGCTGAAGCTGGCAAAGGACGGTCACTCCTGTGAGAAAATCCACGAGTGTCTCCACCTTTCCAACCACAAGTACGGAGAGATACTCTACCTGGGAGAGCAGTTCAGCGGGCAGCCGATGATCTTACTGCACTTTCGGATTCCGGAGAAGAAAAA TAACATGTTCGCTGCCGAGTTTGACTTCCGGACGTTTGAtccggagggtgtgattttgTACGCTGAATCGTTGGAGGACTCGTGGTTCATGCTGGGACTGAGGAACGGACGCATGGAGGTTCAGTTCAAGAACCAGCACGCCGTCAAGGTCACCAGCGGCGGCAAAGCCATAAACGACGGCCAGTGGCacgtg ATATCAGTCGAGGAGCTGGAGAACAGCATCAGCGTGAAGATTAGTAAGGAGGCAGTGATGAGTATTAATAACCCTGGCAGCCTCTTCATGCCTGTCAATGGCATGCTGCAGGCCAAAGTTTACATCGCTGGCTTGCCCAATCGCACCAACATCAACAAACGG atcaACCCCAGGTTAGACGGCTGCATCCGGGGCTGGAACCTGATGAACCAGGGAGGTTCTGAAGTGAAGGAGTACATTCAGGGGAAAGAGAGCAAGCATTGCTTTGTTTATGTGGAGAAAGGATCCTACTTCAGTGGGGCTGGAATGGCCCAGTTCAACATTGACTACA ATGTTGAGGGTCAGTGGAGAGTCGACTTGGTGATGAATATTCGTCCGTCCAGCAGCACAGGCGTTGTCTTCGCGCTCGTCAGCAACAACAccgtccctctctctgtctctgtgttaagTCAGGGAGAGAGCAATGCG TACCTGCAGGTGTATTTAGACAACGTTCCTGTTGTGACGCTCGAGACGCTCAGGCTGTGTTACCCAGAATACTTAGAAGTGAAGCTGCTTGTGTCTGCTCATGACTTACAGATAAATGCCAACTCCTCCATCATGTCCTACACTGACAAGGAAGCTCTCAGACAAGCTTTAGACAAGCTCAATGCCACCATGCAGCAGCCAGTCCTTACTTACATCGGGGGACTGCCAG atCTCCCCCTGTCCTCCATGCCTGTCTCAGCCTATTACCATGGCTGCATGGAGATCCGTGTGAATAAGCAGCTGCTTGACTTTGATGAAGCCGTCAGCAAGCACAACAGCATCAACTCTCACTCATGTCCCCCAGTTTTCCCTCCAGAGAGCACCTTCCTCTACTAA